The uncultured Desulfuromonas sp. genome has a segment encoding these proteins:
- a CDS encoding sigma-54 dependent transcriptional regulator → MNNYRVLVVDDEHLIRWSLEQSLKKQGYHVQTVGSGEEALDYVRSDSPDLVFLDIQLPGIDGIETLEKIKEIDSDISVIMITALGVLETAVKAMQLGAYDYINKPFNLDELSVVLRKALETQALKKEVEHLRTEKKRSQSSSRIVAESSHMKNVLDMVSKIAQSDAATVLVQGESGTGKELVARALHYDSPRSEQPFMAINCAAVPETLLESELMGHEKGSFTDAKSQKKGLFELANGGTVFLDEIGDMPMGTQAKLLRVLEERSFRRIGGTKDIHVDVRIVAATNKELLKAIDEGTFRKDLYYRIQVIPIYLPPLRERPDDILALAHHFVQHFNVEFGKNVTGFSNSAERYLLDYDWPGNIRELRNVIERAIILESSDTLKLELLPREMLSQAPATSNGNFQLPPEGIDIEVVEKQLIQQALALSNGNQSQAARKLHLGIDAFRYRMKKFGLL, encoded by the coding sequence ATGAATAACTATCGGGTACTGGTTGTCGATGATGAACATCTGATCCGCTGGTCACTGGAGCAGAGCCTCAAGAAACAGGGCTACCATGTCCAGACCGTCGGATCCGGTGAAGAGGCCCTTGATTATGTGCGCAGTGACTCTCCGGACCTGGTGTTTCTCGATATTCAGCTGCCGGGCATTGACGGCATTGAAACCCTGGAAAAGATCAAAGAGATCGACAGCGATATCAGCGTGATCATGATCACCGCTCTCGGTGTGTTGGAGACAGCGGTCAAAGCCATGCAGCTCGGTGCCTACGATTATATCAACAAACCGTTTAATCTCGATGAACTGTCGGTGGTGTTGCGTAAAGCGCTGGAAACCCAGGCGCTGAAAAAAGAGGTCGAGCATCTGCGCACCGAAAAGAAACGCAGTCAGAGTTCTTCACGGATCGTGGCTGAAAGCAGCCACATGAAAAATGTGCTGGACATGGTGTCGAAGATCGCTCAGAGCGATGCGGCGACGGTGCTGGTGCAGGGGGAGAGCGGCACCGGAAAAGAGCTGGTGGCGCGTGCCCTGCATTACGACAGCCCGCGCAGCGAGCAGCCGTTTATGGCCATCAACTGCGCCGCAGTGCCCGAAACGCTGCTCGAAAGTGAGCTGATGGGCCATGAAAAAGGCTCGTTTACCGATGCCAAAAGCCAGAAAAAAGGCCTGTTCGAATTGGCCAACGGCGGCACGGTGTTTCTCGATGAAATCGGTGACATGCCCATGGGCACCCAGGCCAAATTGCTGCGCGTTCTCGAAGAGCGTTCGTTTCGGCGCATCGGCGGCACCAAGGATATCCATGTTGATGTGCGCATTGTCGCGGCGACCAATAAAGAACTGCTCAAGGCCATTGACGAAGGCACCTTCCGTAAAGACCTCTATTATCGCATTCAGGTGATTCCCATCTATCTGCCGCCGTTGCGCGAGCGGCCGGACGATATCCTGGCCCTGGCCCATCATTTTGTTCAGCATTTCAATGTTGAATTCGGCAAAAACGTCACGGGATTTTCCAACTCCGCCGAGCGTTATCTGCTCGATTACGATTGGCCGGGCAACATTCGCGAGTTGCGTAATGTCATTGAACGGGCGATCATTCTCGAAAGCAGTGATACGTTGAAGCTCGAACTGTTACCGCGTGAGATGCTCAGCCAGGCTCCGGCAACCTCCAACGGCAATTTCCAGCTGCCGCCCGAGGGAATCGACATTGAAGTGGTGGAAAAACAGCTGATTCAACAGGCCCTGGCTCTGAGCAATGGCAATCAATCCCAGGCGGCGCGCAAACTTCATCTGGGCATTGACGCGTTTCGCTACCGGATGAAAAAATTCGGCCTGTTGTAG
- the polA gene encoding DNA polymerase I yields MSSTPRLFLIDGSSYIYRAYYAIRHLSTSQGMACNAVFGFTKMLLKVVREHNPDQLAVIFDAKGPTFRKEIYPEYKANRSKMPEDLVPQIPLIKQVVAAFNIPALEKNGFEADDIIATLARQKSAAGLDVTVVTGDKDLMQVVSDQVCLLDTMKDKVSGLAEVAERFGGTPDKVIEVQALAGDSSDNVPGVPGIGEKTAKALIEEFGDVENLLAHVDQVKGKKRQENLREFADQARLSRRLVTLVDDMDLSGLTVDFSRCEPDREALSELFKALEFQQLYDEFAVVEPSQQAEGEYVCVTETAELDAMVAALRQAAVVSVDTETTSLNPLLAELVGFCFAVEPGHGWYVPVGHCGGGAEEQLQRDQVMAQVQPLLEDATLSKVGQNLKYDALVLRRAGIALRGVVADTMLQSYLLYPAARSHGLDALAADHLGYKMISYSEVAGTGKKQIGFDEVALDVATRYAAEDADITLQLYQRFDAALDGTLRELFETVEMPLLQVLIDMEWWGVRVDRERLDELSAGFSASIEQLERQIYEQAGEEFNINSPKQLGVILFEKLDLPHGKKTKTGWSTAVDVLKNLADKHDIVALILQYRSLAKLKGTYTDALPLLIHPDSGRIHTSFNQAVTATGRLSSSDPNLQNIPIRSEEGRAIREAFVPDSGQVLLAADYSQIELRVMAHMADEPTLQESFRQGEDIHQRTASEIFSVFPDMVDSEMRRRAKTINFGVLYGMGAFSLAKDLGISNKEAKQYIDHYFERYPAVLQFIEEQKQFGREHLYVETLLGRRCAVSDINSKNGQVRSYAERNAVNYPVQGSAADIIKVAMVRIHRRLQEENLQTRMVLQVHDELVFDVPEPEVDRVAALVVEEMEQAVTLRVPLEVSLGRGRNWREAH; encoded by the coding sequence ATGTCTTCAACACCCCGCCTGTTTCTCATTGACGGTTCGTCCTATATCTATCGCGCCTATTACGCCATTCGCCATTTGTCCACGTCGCAAGGGATGGCCTGCAATGCGGTATTCGGTTTTACCAAAATGCTCCTTAAGGTCGTGCGTGAGCACAACCCGGATCAGCTGGCGGTGATTTTTGATGCCAAAGGCCCCACCTTTCGTAAAGAGATCTACCCTGAATACAAGGCGAATCGCAGCAAAATGCCCGAGGATCTGGTGCCGCAGATTCCCCTGATCAAGCAGGTGGTGGCGGCATTCAATATCCCGGCGCTGGAAAAGAACGGGTTTGAGGCCGATGACATCATTGCCACGTTGGCCCGGCAAAAATCGGCGGCAGGTCTGGATGTCACCGTGGTCACCGGCGACAAAGATCTGATGCAGGTTGTTTCCGATCAGGTGTGTCTGCTCGATACCATGAAAGACAAGGTTTCCGGGTTGGCCGAGGTCGCTGAGCGGTTTGGCGGCACGCCGGATAAAGTGATTGAAGTTCAGGCGCTGGCCGGCGACAGCTCCGACAATGTGCCGGGGGTTCCGGGCATCGGCGAAAAAACCGCCAAGGCCCTGATCGAAGAGTTCGGCGACGTTGAAAATCTGCTGGCCCATGTGGATCAGGTCAAAGGCAAAAAACGTCAGGAAAACCTGCGCGAGTTTGCCGATCAGGCACGCTTGTCTCGCCGCCTGGTCACCCTGGTGGATGATATGGACTTAAGCGGACTGACCGTGGATTTTTCGCGTTGCGAGCCGGATCGGGAGGCGCTGTCTGAACTGTTTAAAGCCCTGGAGTTTCAGCAGCTCTACGATGAATTTGCCGTTGTCGAGCCCAGCCAACAGGCCGAAGGCGAGTATGTGTGCGTTACGGAAACGGCTGAACTGGATGCGATGGTGGCGGCTCTACGCCAGGCTGCGGTGGTCAGCGTTGATACGGAAACCACCTCGCTTAATCCGTTATTGGCGGAGTTGGTCGGCTTCTGTTTTGCCGTTGAGCCCGGCCATGGCTGGTATGTGCCGGTTGGGCACTGCGGCGGCGGTGCCGAAGAACAACTGCAGCGTGATCAGGTCATGGCACAGGTGCAACCGCTTCTTGAAGACGCCACTCTGTCCAAAGTCGGGCAGAATCTTAAATATGATGCCCTGGTGTTGCGGCGTGCCGGTATCGCATTGCGCGGCGTGGTCGCTGATACCATGTTGCAATCGTACCTGCTCTATCCGGCGGCGCGTTCCCACGGACTTGATGCGCTGGCCGCCGATCATCTCGGTTACAAGATGATCAGTTATAGTGAAGTGGCCGGCACCGGCAAAAAACAAATCGGTTTCGATGAAGTGGCTCTGGATGTGGCCACCCGTTATGCGGCCGAGGATGCGGATATCACCCTGCAGCTTTACCAACGCTTTGATGCCGCACTCGACGGCACCCTGCGTGAACTGTTCGAAACCGTGGAGATGCCGCTGTTGCAGGTGCTGATCGATATGGAATGGTGGGGAGTGCGCGTCGACCGGGAGCGGCTGGATGAGCTGAGTGCCGGATTCAGTGCGTCGATTGAACAGCTCGAACGGCAGATTTATGAACAGGCCGGAGAAGAGTTCAACATCAATTCGCCCAAGCAGCTCGGCGTGATTCTGTTTGAAAAACTCGATCTGCCGCACGGCAAGAAGACCAAGACCGGCTGGTCTACGGCAGTGGATGTGTTAAAAAATCTCGCCGACAAACACGATATTGTCGCGCTGATCCTTCAATACCGCTCGTTGGCCAAGTTGAAGGGGACTTATACCGATGCGCTGCCGTTGCTGATTCATCCCGATAGCGGGCGGATTCACACCTCGTTTAATCAGGCGGTCACCGCCACAGGGCGGCTGTCGTCGAGTGATCCCAATCTGCAGAATATCCCGATTCGCAGCGAAGAGGGGCGGGCGATCCGCGAGGCCTTTGTGCCGGACTCCGGACAGGTGCTGCTCGCGGCCGATTATTCACAGATCGAATTACGGGTGATGGCGCACATGGCTGATGAACCGACCTTGCAGGAGAGTTTTCGCCAGGGGGAAGACATTCATCAACGCACGGCCAGCGAAATTTTCAGCGTCTTTCCCGACATGGTCGACAGCGAAATGCGTCGTCGCGCCAAAACCATTAATTTCGGTGTGCTTTACGGCATGGGCGCATTCAGTCTGGCCAAGGATCTGGGCATCTCCAATAAGGAAGCCAAGCAGTATATTGACCATTATTTCGAGCGGTATCCGGCGGTACTCCAGTTTATTGAAGAGCAGAAACAGTTCGGCCGCGAGCATCTCTATGTGGAAACTCTGCTCGGCCGCCGCTGCGCGGTGAGCGACATCAACAGCAAGAACGGCCAGGTGCGCAGCTATGCCGAGCGCAATGCCGTCAACTATCCGGTGCAGGGGTCGGCGGCTGATATCATCAAGGTGGCCATGGTGCGCATTCATCGACGTCTTCAGGAGGAAAATCTGCAGACACGCATGGTCTTGCAGGTGCATGACGAACTGGTGTTTGATGTTCCTGAGCCGGAAGTGGATCGTGTTGCCGCGCTGGTGGTCGAAGAGATGGAGCAGGCCGTGACGTTACGGGTGCCTTTGGAGGTGTCGTTGGGTCGGGGACGGAACTGGCGTGAGGCTCATTAG
- a CDS encoding ATP-binding protein, with amino-acid sequence MNVLLLTLGIGFFAAFHHKRDQQNMIELTTQGAEILMATIENAIFNSKCKGDAERLQKTLQFISQSPNLLGVRIFDPEEGRIINSSFDAEIDQPVSPQDLEIYTSGRTSGLIHGNEEELLSIVKPIRARELCKDCHGQDADVLGVLNLEYSMHETNARLASSSRCFSLSMVFITVLLSIGVAVILMRFVRKPIQVISDRMARVEAGDLKVRMVPKHHDEIAFLMRSFNSMVEKLETAKHELEAYHFSQMEQADRLASIGEMATGMAHEIKNPLAGISGAVTVLADDLEKDDPRRQVVQDILAQIARLNKTATDLLNFGRPGSPQCDFVDINDVVKQTLFFVAQHPEAKNIHQITELTRDLPPVWADRKQIQQVLLNIIINALQAMPKDGSLTVQTELTREQDNRRYVRIQIVDTGSGIPVETLDKIFTPFYTTKNRGTGLGLAICKQLVKQNDGHISVLSSPDEGTSFAISLPVADHPPMEQSQHEDAHE; translated from the coding sequence ATGAATGTGTTGCTGTTGACGCTGGGGATTGGCTTTTTTGCCGCCTTTCACCACAAGCGCGATCAGCAGAACATGATCGAGTTGACCACTCAGGGGGCCGAAATTCTCATGGCCACCATTGAAAACGCCATTTTCAACTCCAAGTGCAAAGGGGATGCGGAGCGTCTGCAAAAAACATTGCAGTTCATTTCTCAGAGTCCCAACCTGCTCGGTGTGCGTATTTTTGACCCTGAAGAGGGGCGAATTATCAATTCCTCGTTTGACGCGGAAATTGATCAGCCGGTGTCGCCTCAGGACCTTGAGATTTACACCAGTGGCCGAACGTCAGGACTGATCCATGGCAACGAAGAGGAACTGCTCAGCATTGTCAAACCGATCCGGGCGCGTGAGCTGTGCAAGGACTGTCATGGTCAGGATGCTGACGTGCTCGGCGTGCTGAACCTCGAATATTCCATGCATGAGACCAATGCGCGGCTGGCCAGTTCATCGCGGTGTTTCTCCCTGTCCATGGTCTTTATCACGGTGCTGTTGTCCATCGGCGTTGCTGTGATTCTGATGCGTTTTGTGCGTAAACCCATTCAGGTGATCAGTGATCGCATGGCGCGGGTTGAGGCGGGTGATCTTAAAGTGCGCATGGTGCCTAAACATCATGATGAGATTGCCTTTTTGATGCGCAGTTTCAACTCCATGGTGGAAAAGCTGGAAACCGCCAAGCATGAGCTGGAGGCTTACCATTTCAGCCAGATGGAACAGGCCGACCGTCTGGCCTCCATCGGCGAGATGGCCACGGGAATGGCGCATGAGATCAAAAACCCCCTGGCCGGAATCAGTGGTGCGGTGACCGTACTCGCGGATGATCTGGAAAAAGATGATCCCCGTCGCCAGGTGGTGCAGGATATCCTGGCCCAGATCGCCCGACTCAACAAAACCGCCACCGATTTGCTCAACTTTGGTCGACCCGGTTCGCCGCAGTGCGATTTCGTCGATATCAACGATGTGGTGAAACAGACGTTGTTTTTCGTCGCCCAGCATCCGGAGGCCAAAAATATTCATCAGATCACTGAGTTAACCCGTGATCTGCCGCCGGTGTGGGCGGATCGCAAGCAGATTCAGCAGGTTTTGCTTAACATCATCATCAATGCCCTGCAGGCCATGCCGAAAGATGGCTCACTGACCGTGCAGACGGAATTGACCCGTGAGCAGGACAACCGCCGCTATGTTCGCATTCAGATTGTCGATACCGGCAGCGGTATCCCGGTGGAGACTCTGGACAAAATCTTCACGCCGTTCTATACCACAAAGAACCGTGGTACCGGCCTGGGCCTGGCCATTTGCAAGCAGCTGGTCAAGCAGAATGACGGCCACATTTCCGTATTGAGTTCCCCGGATGAGGGAACCTCTTTTGCCATTTCACTGCCGGTGGCGGATCATCCGCCGATGGAGCAGTCACAACACGAGGATGCGCATGAATAA
- a CDS encoding DUF4405 domain-containing protein: MRKTISLIALFSFVLLLVTSVVLYIMPHGRVAYWANWHLLGLSKTTWDELHITLGTLFIVVGVWHTILNWSAIVSYLKRTREGVRSKAGVTATVVTVLVVVGTFLHLPPMSWLLDLNTFVKNQASATYGEPPYGHAELSSLAMLIRNTGLDAQLVQKRLAEKNIVVTSLEQPVEELANNNGLTPQQLFILMQPELAEGEFPSMPKLPPSGIGRKTLESICTTYGLDCAALVDALKAQGWQAAPSMTIKEVAASQGKNPIAVYELIYAFSQ, encoded by the coding sequence GTGCGTAAAACCATTTCGTTGATTGCCCTGTTTTCTTTCGTCCTGTTGCTGGTCACCAGTGTGGTGTTGTACATCATGCCTCACGGGCGGGTGGCTTACTGGGCCAACTGGCACCTTCTGGGGCTGTCAAAAACAACCTGGGATGAATTGCATATTACGCTGGGAACATTGTTTATCGTTGTCGGTGTCTGGCATACGATTCTCAACTGGTCGGCGATTGTCAGTTATCTCAAACGGACCCGTGAGGGCGTTCGTTCCAAAGCCGGTGTCACGGCGACTGTCGTCACTGTGCTGGTCGTGGTCGGAACCTTTTTGCATCTGCCGCCGATGAGCTGGTTACTCGACCTCAATACGTTTGTCAAAAATCAGGCAAGCGCGACCTATGGCGAGCCGCCCTATGGTCATGCTGAACTCTCCTCTTTAGCCATGCTGATTCGGAATACCGGACTTGATGCGCAGCTCGTTCAAAAGCGTTTGGCGGAAAAGAACATCGTCGTCACCTCGCTGGAGCAGCCGGTTGAGGAACTTGCCAACAACAACGGATTGACGCCGCAGCAGTTGTTTATTCTGATGCAGCCGGAGTTGGCGGAAGGGGAGTTCCCTTCGATGCCCAAATTGCCGCCATCCGGCATCGGCCGCAAAACGCTGGAATCCATTTGTACCACCTACGGCCTTGATTGTGCGGCGCTGGTCGATGCACTGAAGGCGCAAGGCTGGCAGGCCGCTCCATCCATGACCATTAAAGAAGTCGCGGCGTCTCAGGGCAAGAATCCAATTGCCGTGTATGAGCTGATTTACGCGTTTAGCCAGTAG
- a CDS encoding NAD(P)-dependent oxidoreductase has product MIKEIGFIGLGTVGKSMATNLLKGNYNLTVFDHRTEAVDELVSKGAKAASTTLDAVKEKDLVMTVLPDEEELKQSLSAAGSFLEGIAPGTILCDLGTHSLEVTMEISKKAAQNKIMFLDAPVWGTKEHAAHGLLTILVGGDNSVVSRCREVLSHVGLNILHVGDVGDATKMKFVVTLMQSQLMEALAESLVLGDRLGFTNDQILEVLDAGGVASPLLHKKGRSVARGDFSRNLALKYVHAGLCKVKEAADITGARLPGMEAVLDLYTEAMEDGRGEEDFSAIIKVLQK; this is encoded by the coding sequence ATGATTAAAGAAATTGGGTTTATCGGATTGGGTACTGTGGGCAAGTCCATGGCGACCAATCTTCTTAAGGGGAATTATAACCTCACGGTTTTTGACCATCGCACTGAGGCCGTTGATGAATTGGTGTCTAAGGGCGCCAAGGCAGCGTCAACCACACTGGATGCGGTAAAAGAGAAAGATCTGGTGATGACGGTTCTTCCTGACGAGGAGGAACTCAAACAATCTCTCTCGGCCGCCGGTAGCTTTCTCGAAGGCATTGCTCCGGGAACGATCCTGTGTGACTTGGGAACCCATTCCCTTGAAGTGACCATGGAAATATCGAAAAAGGCCGCTCAGAACAAGATCATGTTTCTCGATGCCCCGGTTTGGGGAACCAAGGAACATGCCGCTCATGGCCTGTTGACCATTCTGGTCGGCGGCGACAACTCGGTGGTCAGCCGCTGTCGTGAAGTGTTGTCCCATGTCGGTTTGAATATCCTGCATGTCGGCGATGTCGGTGATGCGACCAAGATGAAGTTTGTCGTCACGTTGATGCAATCACAACTGATGGAAGCGCTGGCGGAAAGTCTGGTTTTAGGCGACCGCCTTGGTTTTACCAACGACCAGATTCTCGAAGTGTTGGATGCCGGTGGCGTTGCCTCGCCGTTGTTGCACAAAAAAGGCCGCTCCGTGGCCCGTGGTGATTTTAGCCGTAATCTGGCACTCAAATACGTCCATGCCGGACTGTGCAAGGTTAAAGAGGCCGCCGATATTACCGGTGCCCGACTGCCGGGGATGGAAGCGGTTCTTGATCTGTACACCGAAGCCATGGAAGACGGTCGCGGTGAAGAGGATTTTTCAGCGATTATCAAGGTGCTGCAGAAGTAG
- a CDS encoding GerMN domain-containing protein translates to MLRWFGLLALVAFIAGIGVVFNPFNREPEPEAKTAEVTVEEEHAVQRDVMLYFGDPASPFLASEERSIAECNDDLSCIEAIVRELIVGPQTGLVPVLPTQALLLGVKIDEDRVVLDFNQALLTNLPAGSSSELLSVHALVNTLAANIPYVRRLEIDVEGSRVTTLRGHIDLTEPVAADFSLVQRELDVPVVEDVSSMVEEQE, encoded by the coding sequence ATGTTACGCTGGTTTGGTTTGCTCGCCCTGGTGGCATTTATCGCCGGCATCGGTGTGGTTTTTAACCCATTTAACCGCGAGCCGGAGCCGGAGGCGAAAACTGCCGAGGTTACGGTGGAAGAAGAACACGCGGTGCAGCGTGATGTGATGCTCTATTTTGGTGATCCCGCCTCACCGTTTCTGGCTTCGGAAGAGCGGTCGATTGCTGAATGCAATGATGACCTGTCGTGTATTGAAGCGATTGTTCGCGAGTTGATTGTCGGACCGCAAACGGGGCTGGTGCCGGTGCTGCCGACTCAGGCGTTGCTGTTGGGTGTGAAAATTGACGAGGATCGTGTGGTATTGGATTTCAACCAGGCGTTGTTAACCAACTTGCCGGCGGGAAGCAGTTCAGAATTGCTCAGTGTCCATGCTCTGGTCAATACGCTGGCCGCCAACATCCCCTATGTCCGCCGCCTGGAAATTGATGTTGAGGGAAGCCGGGTTACGACATTGCGTGGTCATATCGATTTGACCGAACCGGTCGCTGCGGATTTTTCATTGGTGCAACGTGAGCTCGATGTGCCGGTGGTGGAAGATGTGTCTTCAATGGTGGAAGAACAGGAATAA
- a CDS encoding homocysteine S-methyltransferase family protein, whose translation MNRFLEAIQQRVLILDGAMGTMLQARGLEAGGCPELMNLEKPQVVEGVHRDYAQAGAQIIVTNTFGGTRSKLEHYGLEDKVVEINVQAARLARNALADPDRDFVAGSIGPTGRFVEPVGDAPFDEMVAIYAEQVKALVAGGVDLLTCETFLDIRELKAAVMACRECANVPVMAMMTFDDGGRTVLGTSPAAAAVLLEGLGVDVVGSNCGLGIDGMYELLAEMRQVCSCPLIAQANAGLPILKDGETLFPATPVEMTSHHEQLIALGVRVLGGCCGTTPEHIRVMRRAMDERDQQWTPPPRRGVLSSRTQVVAIGPEQPCAIIGERINPTGKKGYSAELREGKTAYIRREAQQQTDVGATLLDVNCGAPGADEPLALERAVHAITGVVGTPLVLDSSDPIALERGLKAADGKVLINSVNGEEKSLATILPLAKKYGAAIIGLTLDGQGIPKTAEGRVEIAGRIIKRAEAIGIPRCDIVIDCLALTVSAEQDQAIETLKAIRTLTQEQGMATVLGVSNISFGLPRRPLMSSTFFAMALQSGLSAAIINPKDQAMMDAFRSAMVLLGKDLRAERYIDAYAEVQESAPAAAVETGVEPSIRQRLAQAIIDGDQDGVVALVEQALEDGLDVLQISNEGLLAGLEEVGRQFGANRIFLPQVLLSAETMKTAFSRLKQEMKGEQVASLGKIMMATVEGDIHDIGKNIVCTLLENHGYEVIDLGKNVSAAHIVEQAKAAHVDAVGLSALMTTTLQQMQITIDALKAADVKVFTMVGGAVVTQDYADEIGADLYAQDALEAVAKIKQMLQSA comes from the coding sequence ATGAACAGATTTCTTGAAGCGATACAGCAACGGGTGCTGATTCTCGACGGAGCCATGGGAACCATGCTTCAGGCTCGCGGCCTGGAAGCCGGCGGTTGTCCGGAGTTGATGAACCTGGAAAAGCCGCAGGTGGTTGAGGGTGTGCACCGTGATTACGCCCAGGCCGGAGCACAGATCATCGTGACCAATACCTTTGGCGGTACCCGCAGCAAACTGGAGCATTACGGCCTTGAGGACAAGGTGGTTGAGATCAATGTCCAGGCCGCCCGCCTGGCGCGCAACGCTCTTGCCGACCCGGACCGTGATTTTGTTGCCGGCAGTATCGGTCCGACCGGCCGTTTTGTCGAGCCGGTGGGCGATGCACCCTTTGATGAGATGGTCGCGATCTATGCGGAGCAGGTCAAGGCGCTGGTCGCCGGTGGTGTTGATCTGCTGACCTGTGAGACCTTCCTGGATATTCGTGAACTCAAGGCGGCCGTGATGGCATGCCGTGAGTGTGCCAACGTGCCGGTAATGGCCATGATGACCTTTGACGATGGCGGTCGCACGGTGCTGGGGACATCTCCCGCAGCCGCGGCAGTGCTGCTCGAAGGCCTCGGCGTTGATGTGGTCGGCAGTAACTGTGGCCTCGGCATTGACGGCATGTATGAGCTGTTAGCCGAGATGCGCCAGGTGTGCTCCTGTCCGCTCATTGCCCAGGCCAATGCCGGGTTGCCGATTCTCAAAGACGGTGAGACCCTCTTTCCGGCGACACCTGTGGAGATGACCAGTCACCACGAGCAATTGATTGCGCTGGGCGTTCGTGTTCTGGGGGGCTGTTGCGGCACCACGCCGGAACATATCCGGGTGATGCGCCGGGCCATGGATGAACGTGATCAGCAGTGGACACCGCCGCCGCGTCGGGGTGTGTTGTCCAGCCGTACCCAGGTGGTGGCCATCGGGCCTGAGCAGCCGTGCGCCATTATCGGAGAGCGGATCAATCCCACCGGTAAAAAAGGCTACAGCGCTGAGCTGCGTGAAGGCAAAACCGCCTATATCCGCCGCGAAGCGCAGCAGCAGACTGATGTCGGAGCAACTCTGCTCGATGTCAACTGCGGTGCCCCCGGTGCCGATGAGCCGCTGGCTCTGGAGCGGGCGGTGCATGCGATCACAGGTGTTGTCGGAACGCCTCTGGTCTTGGATTCTTCCGATCCCATCGCCCTGGAGCGCGGCTTGAAAGCGGCTGACGGCAAGGTGTTGATCAACTCGGTCAATGGCGAGGAAAAGAGCCTTGCCACGATTTTGCCGTTGGCGAAAAAATACGGTGCGGCGATCATCGGTCTGACCCTGGATGGCCAAGGCATCCCCAAGACCGCCGAAGGGCGTGTTGAAATTGCCGGGCGTATCATCAAACGGGCAGAAGCCATTGGGATTCCGCGCTGCGATATCGTCATCGACTGTCTGGCGTTGACCGTCTCAGCGGAGCAGGATCAAGCCATAGAAACCCTCAAGGCGATCCGTACCCTGACTCAGGAACAGGGGATGGCAACCGTGCTCGGCGTGAGTAATATTTCATTTGGTTTGCCACGGCGGCCACTGATGTCGTCGACCTTTTTCGCCATGGCATTGCAGTCCGGACTCAGTGCGGCGATTATCAATCCCAAAGATCAGGCCATGATGGATGCTTTTCGCTCCGCCATGGTGCTGCTGGGCAAAGATCTGCGTGCCGAGCGCTACATCGACGCCTATGCCGAGGTGCAGGAGTCTGCACCGGCCGCGGCGGTTGAAACCGGCGTCGAACCGTCCATTCGTCAACGCCTGGCCCAGGCGATTATCGACGGTGATCAGGATGGTGTGGTGGCTCTGGTGGAACAGGCTTTGGAGGACGGGCTTGATGTGTTGCAGATCAGCAATGAAGGACTCCTCGCCGGTCTTGAAGAGGTCGGGCGCCAGTTTGGCGCGAACCGCATCTTTTTGCCTCAGGTGCTGCTCAGCGCGGAAACCATGAAAACCGCGTTTTCCCGGCTCAAACAGGAAATGAAGGGCGAGCAGGTTGCGTCTCTGGGCAAAATTATGATGGCCACGGTTGAAGGCGATATCCATGACATCGGCAAAAATATCGTCTGCACCTTGCTGGAAAACCACGGCTATGAGGTGATCGATCTGGGTAAGAACGTCTCAGCGGCGCACATTGTTGAACAGGCCAAGGCGGCCCATGTTGACGCCGTTGGTCTGTCCGCGCTGATGACGACGACGCTCCAGCAGATGCAAATTACCATTGACGCCTTGAAGGCCGCTGACGTTAAAGTGTTTACGATGGTGGGGGGCGCGGTCGTCACCCAGGATTATGCCGACGAAATCGGTGCCGACCTTTACGCGCAAGATGCGTTGGAAGCGGTGGCTAAAATCAAGCAAATGCTCCAGAGCGCCTAA